The genome window TACCCGAACCCGCACCCGCACCGGATGGCGCACTGGGTTGAGAGTCGGTACGCGCACCGGCTGCGGCGGGGGGCAGGCGGGGCGAACGGGGCGAACGGGGCACTCGGCCCCACCATCGTCCGGGGCGGCGAAGCAGCCGGCCCGGACGCGCCACACCCCGCTCCCCCGCGCCCAGCGCCGCGCCCTGACGCCCTGTGCTCACCATCCTCAGCGATCACGACTTCCCGGCCGGTGCCCACCAGCGCAGCTCCGCGCGGACAGGCGGCGCCCCGGACCCCTACGATGGCACTCACACGCGTTCAGGGCCGAGGAGTTGGGGAGTTGACGATGCCGGACGGCTTCGCGGAGATCGAGGAGAGCCAGCGCAAGCCGAGTATCGCGCGGGTCTACGACTACCTTCTGGACGGCAAGGACAACTACGCCGTCGACCGGCAGATCGGCGACCACTTCAAGGTCAACCTGCCCGGCTCGGTCGCCATCGCGCACACCAACCGCCAGGCACTGGTCCGCGCGGTGCGGGAGATCGCCGAATCCGGCATCCGGCAGTTCATCGACCTGGGCAGCGGACTGCCCACCGCGGACAACGTCCATCAGGTCGCCCAGCGCCACCAGCCCGGTTCGGCCGTGATCTACGTCGACTCGGACCCGATCGTGCTGAGCCACGGCCGGGCGCTCCTCGCCGAGAACTCCACCACCTCCGTGATCCAGGCGGACGTCCGCCGCCCCGAGGACATCCGCCGCCACCCGGAGACCCAGCGGCTCATCGACTTCCGGCAGCCGGTCGGGATCATCCTCAGCGCGATCCTCCACCACCTCAACGACGACGAGGACCCGATCGGGGTGGTGCGCTACTGGGCGGACCAGGTACCCAGCGGAAGCCACGTCTTCATCTCCCACTTCCGCTCCGGACACAACGAGGAGACCCGCGCCGCCCAGGGAAAACTCCTGGACACCTTCGGCCGCGGCCGCTGGCGCACGGACGAGGAGATCGGGGCTCTCTTCGGCGACCTGGAGCTGCTGGAGCCGGGGATCGTCCCGGCCGCGCTGTGGCGCCCGGACGCATCCGAACCCCATGAGTCGGCCCTGATCGGAGCCCCCGCAGGCGAGTTGGGGGTATGGGAACGGCTCATCGCCGCCGGTCTCGCCCGCAAGCCCTGACTCAGACAGCGAAGACCAGGCCAACGCCGCTACTTCCGGGGCTTCAGGCCCACCTTGGGCAGCTCCGGCGCAAGCAGCCGATCCCCGTCGTAGCCGTGCACCACACCGAAGCGGTCGCCCTCCATCCAGTCCCGGCGGGCTTGCAGGATCTCCTCGTTCGATCGGGCGACGAAGTTCCACCACATGACGATCTCCTCGCCGAACGGGGTTCCGCCGAGGAGGACGGCCCGGGCCGTCGCGCCCGAGGGGTTCACCACGGCGAGGCTCGCGCGGCCGGGGGCGGCGTAGCCCAACTCCCCCGGCTTCAACGGGGTTTCGGCGAGGACGACGGTGCCCTGGTCCACCAGCAGCCCGTGCTCGAAGGCCGGGTCCACCGCCAGCTCCACCGAGGCGCCCGGTTCGAGGGTGATCTCGGCGCCGAGCAGCGGGCTGAAGGCCCGCACCGGTGAGTGCGCACCGGCCAGCGAGCCGAGGAAGACCCGGAGTTCCGCGCCCTCCACCCGCACCGGCTCGGGTACGTAGTGCTGGAAGTCGCGCCCGGTCCGCCGGTGCTCCTCGGGCAGCGCGACCCAGAGCTGTACGCCGTGCAGCACGGTGGTCCGCTCGGTCGAGACCTCGGAGTGGGCGATGCCGTGGCCGCCGGTCATCAGGTTCAGCTCGCCCGGGCGCACGTAGGCGTGGTTGCCCATGCTGTCGCGGTGCTCGATCTCCCCGGTGAAGAGCCAGCTCACGGTCTGCAGCCCGGTGTGGGGGTGCGGCGCCACGTCCATTCCGCCCGTCGCGGCCACGTCGTCCGGTCCGTAGTGATCGGCGAAGCACCAGGCACCGATCAGCGATCGGCTCCGCTGCGGCAGAGTGCGGCGTACGGTCATCGCCCGCGGCCCGCCGAGGGGCACCTGGCGGGGCGTGAGGACCTCGATCCGCGGGGGCTCGGCGGGCGGAGTCGTTTCGCTTTCAATGACCATATGACGATCCTAGCCCCGCGGCCCAGGGCGCCTGGCGACGAACCACCGGCGCCGAACGGCGGGCTACCGGATCTCGTAGCTGCCGTCCAGCCGCGCCCGCCCGAGGAGGTGCCCGGCCATGGCCGCCGTCACCTGGCCGAGGGTGGCCCCGGCCGGGAGCTCGGAGGTCCGGTCGAGGGCGAAGAGCTGGAAGACGTAGGCGTGCGGCCCGTGTGAGCGGATCGGCAGCGGCCCCGCCCAGCCGCGGCGGCCGAGGGCGCCCTTTCCGTGGCGGAGGCCCGGCACCGGGCTGGGCTCGGCGAGGGCGTTCTCCGGAAGCCCGGGCAGCGCGGAGTCGATGCCCAGGGTGAGCGCGTGGAGGGCCGGCTTGCCGAGCGGCACATCCGGGTCCTCCGCGATCAGCACCAGTTCTGCGGTGCCGGCCGGCGGCGTGGTCCACTCCAGCGCGGGCGAGATGTTCGGGCCGAACATCCTCCCCCGGTACTTCTCCGGGATCGGGGCCTGATGCTCGAAGGCCGGGCTGGTCAGCGTGAAGTTCTCCGGCGCCCGCAGTTCGGGGCGGGCCCACTGGAGGCTTTGCTGCCCGGCGCGCCGATTGCGCAGCAGGACGCCGAGGGGATTCGCGGGCATGCTTCAGCTCTCCCTGACAGAGGGGCTCATCGCTTAGGTACACGAAAGATCTTTTTAGGTATACTAATGAGCCATGGAGAACCACGCAACCGCCCCCCAGCCGGCCGGAGCCGACCTCGGCGCCCAGCTGCGCTCGGCCGTGGG of Phaeacidiphilus oryzae TH49 contains these proteins:
- a CDS encoding SAM-dependent methyltransferase, with the protein product MPDGFAEIEESQRKPSIARVYDYLLDGKDNYAVDRQIGDHFKVNLPGSVAIAHTNRQALVRAVREIAESGIRQFIDLGSGLPTADNVHQVAQRHQPGSAVIYVDSDPIVLSHGRALLAENSTTSVIQADVRRPEDIRRHPETQRLIDFRQPVGIILSAILHHLNDDEDPIGVVRYWADQVPSGSHVFISHFRSGHNEETRAAQGKLLDTFGRGRWRTDEEIGALFGDLELLEPGIVPAALWRPDASEPHESALIGAPAGELGVWERLIAAGLARKP
- a CDS encoding pirin family protein; its protein translation is MVIESETTPPAEPPRIEVLTPRQVPLGGPRAMTVRRTLPQRSRSLIGAWCFADHYGPDDVAATGGMDVAPHPHTGLQTVSWLFTGEIEHRDSMGNHAYVRPGELNLMTGGHGIAHSEVSTERTTVLHGVQLWVALPEEHRRTGRDFQHYVPEPVRVEGAELRVFLGSLAGAHSPVRAFSPLLGAEITLEPGASVELAVDPAFEHGLLVDQGTVVLAETPLKPGELGYAAPGRASLAVVNPSGATARAVLLGGTPFGEEIVMWWNFVARSNEEILQARRDWMEGDRFGVVHGYDGDRLLAPELPKVGLKPRK
- a CDS encoding YbhB/YbcL family Raf kinase inhibitor-like protein, encoding MPANPLGVLLRNRRAGQQSLQWARPELRAPENFTLTSPAFEHQAPIPEKYRGRMFGPNISPALEWTTPPAGTAELVLIAEDPDVPLGKPALHALTLGIDSALPGLPENALAEPSPVPGLRHGKGALGRRGWAGPLPIRSHGPHAYVFQLFALDRTSELPAGATLGQVTAAMAGHLLGRARLDGSYEIR